The sequence GAACTTGTCCCATTCGTCGGTGACGGCGTCGACATGGCTGCCATCGGGGCGGTTGAGGTCGCCGCCAAGCTGGAGGTTGTAGGGCGGATCGGCGAAGATGCAGTCGACCGATTTGGCCGGCAACGCGCGCATCGCGGCGATGCAATCCTGCTGGATGATGGTGTCGAGCGGCAGCGTGTCTACCCATGCGCGCGACGTGGCCGCGCGAATCCTGCCCTTTTCAAGAACCCCCATTAACCCTCTTCCCTTGCCCGGACGGCCGGTTTCGGTGCTGAAACGGTCTCTCGTCAAGCGAACATTGGTTAACGAAAAAGCCTGCGATTCCGTTAACTTGTGGAACGTCGGGGGAACTTATCCACAGGTTGGGGCGGAAACTTATCCACAGGCACTAGGGATGGTGTGTGGCGGAAAAGACTCAGCGACTGATCCGCGACACCATCATTGCAGCTTGCCGATCCAATTCTGCGCGCGCTTGCCCACCATGGTCGGCAGCAACAGTTCGCTTATGCCGCAAAACAGTCCGAGTAGCAGCGCCAGCGCCGGATCTTGTGCGAAGCCGGTCAGCCCCTTGCCGCCAACCTCAGCGTTGACGAATCCCTTCGCCAGAAGCAGGCCGAGGATGGTCGTCAGCAGCCCCGCGAATATCAGGCGCGTTAGCGGAAGCAGGCGGTCCGTATCGGTGGCGATCAGGTCACGCAGTGTGAAGGTCGTCGTCCTGATCGCATAGGACAACCAGACGCCGCCCAGGCATCCGACCCACAGCATCATGAAGCACTGTGCGGTAAGCGGATCGACATGGATGGCCGTGAACACCGCCGATGTGCCGGCCACGAGCGCGATCGCAAGATAGGAGAGCAGGAAGAGGGCCGAAAGCGCCAGGGCGCGCTGGCCGAGATGCATGAGCCGCTGGTTCTTGATGCGCGTGCCTTCGGCATCGATCAGATCGGCGGCGACGCGATCGAGTGCCGCCTTGGCGACCTCGGGCATCGCGTTGTTTTCCAAACCCATCTGCGCGATCAGAAACAGCCGCGTATAATAGGGGCGAAACATCGGCAGCTGTGTGCCGTTTTCGGCGAGGTACAGCGTTCGCACGACGGCCAGCGCGTCGTCGATCGCCGTCTGGAGATCGCGCTGATCCCTGGGCGGCGGACCGGCCGGAATGCCGAAATAGATATCGACCGCTTCCCGCGCCGAGGGATCGGGTGGCTCCTTATCGATGGTCTCGGCCTTGACGAGATTGCCATTGGCGTCGGCCGGCCAGACCCTGTACCCGCCGACAGGCGGCACGACAGGCGGCACGACAGGCTGCGTGTCGGTCATCGGTCCGCTGATCCCTTTGGCCATTTTCCGATGATGCCGGCAGCCATGCTGACTTGGCCGGCCAGGCCGGTCAGTTGCAGGGCGATGTCCACTTCGCCCGCCTTGGCCAGCTCAGCACCGGCAACGGCAAGTTGATCGGCCTGGATCTTCAGTTCCGGCGCGCTCGGCAGATGTTCGATGTCGGGAGGCCATTTGCCGACGACTTCATTGAGAAGCGCATCATGCCTCAAATCGTCGATAAATGCCGGGTCTATCCCGTTCTCGGCAAGTTTGTTCGAAGCCTCTTCCAGGATTCTGGCTAAATCTTTCGAGTTCATACGAAGCGATCCCGGCAAATTGCTGATCGGATTTACACAACCGCACGCAACGCGCCGTTCGATTCGACTTCGGAAAGGCAGCTACAGGCTAGATTGAGGTCCGCAGGAGTCCATCGGTTTTGCGTTCGATTTGGTCTCTATTTGCGGAGGGAATCGAAATTCAGATTGTCAACGATCGACAGCCAAATAGTTCACTCGGCTGCGATCGACCGTCCAAAATCGAAATGCGCCTGCGCGACCGGGGCGAAGCTCTTGCGGTGGTGCGGCGTGGGGCCGAGGGTGCGGAGCGCCTCCTGGTGGACCTTGGCGGCATAGCCCTTGTTGCTGGCCCAGCCATAGCCGGGGTGAAGCGCGTCGAGTTCGGCCATCATGCAGTCGCGGCGGTGCTTGGCGACGATCGAGGCGGCGGCGATCGAGAGACAGAGCGCGTCGCCGCCGATCACCCATTGGCTGGTGTGCGGCCATCTGGGGCAGCGATTGCCGTCGACCAGCACCATTGCCGGAACGAAGCCCAGCGCATCGACCGCGCGGTGCATCGCCAGCATCGTCGCCCAGAGGATGTTGAGCGAATCGATCTCCTCGACCGTCGCGATGCCCAGGCCGACCCTGGCGCAGGCGAGCAGCTCGGCGCAGAGGCGTTCGCGCTTGCCGGCGGTGAGGGCCTTGGAATCGTCGATCCCCTCCGGGATGCATTTGGGGTCGAGCACGACTGCCGCGGCGACCACCGGACCCGCCAAGGGCCCGCGCCCGGCTTCGTCCACGCCGGCGACGGGTCCACCATGCGAGCGCTGGTATTTCCGTTCGAATTTCAGGTCAGGCATCGCCTAGCCGCCATGGCGGAAAGCGGCGCATTTCGCCAGCCTGATAGAGGCAGATCGGGTTGCCGGCGGGATCGCGCAGCCGCGCCTCGCGCCAGCCCCAGCTTTCGTCGCGGGGTTCGGATTCGAACCTGAAGCCCTGTTGCTGGAGATAGGCGACGGTGACGTCGAGATCGCCGCATTCGAAGAACACAACCGGGCCGCGCGCCGTCTCGTCGCGCGCCTCGATCGAGAAGGTCGCGCCGCCTTCGGTTTCGAAGCGGGCATAGCGTGGGCTCGCGCGGACGATCTGGCGCAGGCCCAGCAGCCGGTAGAATTTCTCGCTCGCGGCGATGTCGTCGGCGGGGACCGTCACCTGGTTCAGCATCGGCTCGAAGAAGCTCATATTGGTGTCGAGCCGCACCGACTGATGCCCCATCGGGCCGTGACCGCGACCCAATCCGGGCGCCTCGCGCATGGCGATGCGGACGAAGCGGCGGGCGCGGCGAACCGCCTCGGGCAAGTCCCATTCGGCGGCGAGCCCGCAGGCGATCGCCGAGGACAAGGTGCAGCCGGTGCCGTGACTGTTGGTGCTGTCGATCCGCGGATTGGTCCAGTCGATCTCGGGCGGGTCCTCTGGATCCGACGAATAGAGCCGGTCGGTGACCTGCTCGCCGCCGGCATGCCCACCCTTGACCAGCACCGCGCAGCCATGCGCCTTGACCAGTGCCCTGGCATCACCGCCGAGAGCGGCCAGTTCGGGCAGGTTCGGGGTGACGACGGTGGCGACCCGCATCAGCCGCTCGAAGGCGGCGATGGTCGCCTCGTCGGCAAGCGCGGCGCCCGAGCTCGCGACCATCACCGGATCGAACACCACCGGCACACCAGGCAGTTCGGCGAGCTTCTCCGCGACGGCGAGGGCGGTTCGTGCCGAGCCGATCATGCCGATCTTGACCGCGTCGACGCCGAGATCGCGAACTACCGCGTCGATCTGGTCGACGACCATCCTGGTGGGGATCGGATGGACGCCGTCTACGCCCAACGTATTCTGCGCGGTGATCGCGGTGATCGCGGTCATGGCGTGGCCGCCGAGCATGGTGACGGTCTTGATATCGGCCTGGATGCCGGCGCCGCCGCCGGAGTCCGAGCCGGCGATGATGAGGATTCGCGGAGTCACGCGTCGCCCTTGAAGCGCGCTTCGGTCGAGGCCGGATAGCGCGCCAGCGTCGCGCCGACGCGGGTCGGCCGGTCCATCAGTTCGCCGCCGCAATTGGGGCAGCGCTCATCGAGGGCATCGGCGCATACCGCGCACCAGGTGCATTCCATCGAGCAGATGAACGCGCCGGGCTGGTCGGCGCGAAGCGCGGTGCCGCAGCGTTCGCAATCGGGGCGCATTTCCAGCATCAGGCGGCGGCCTCGCGCACGGCGTCGCAGACGCGATCGACGACGGTTTCGACATGGCCCGGCTCGTCGCCCTCGGCCATCACCCGGATCACCGGCTCGGTGCCCGAGGCGCGGATCAGCAGGCGGCCGCCGCGACCTTCGAGCTCGGCCTCGGCGGCGGCGATGGCCGCCTTGAGCGCGGCGTCTTCCAGCGGCTTGCCGCCCTTGAAGCGGACATTCTTGAGGACCTGCGGCAGCGGATCGAAGCGGTGGAGGACTTCGCTGGCCGGCGCCCCGGCGCGGACGATCTCGGCGAGCACCTGCAGCGCGGCGACGAGGCCGTCACCAGTCGTGGCATAGTCCGAAAGGATGATGTGTCCCGATTGCTCGCCGCCGACATTATAGCCCGAGGCGCGCATCTTCTCGAGAACATAGCGGTCGCCGACCGCCGTGCGGACCATGCCGAGGCCCTGCGCGGCGAGATGGCGCTCCAGACCGAGGTTCGACATCACCGTCGTGACCAGCCCGCCGCCGGCGAGCTTGCCCTGCCGCGCCCAGCCGCCGGCGATCGTCGCCATCAGCTGGTCGCCGTCGATGACCTTGCCATTCTCATCGACGAGGATCAGCCGGTCGGCATCGCCATCAAGGGCGATGCCGAGATGCGCACCGCTGGCGACGACGGTCTCGCACAGGGTCGTCGGCGCGGTCGATCCGACGCCGTCATTGATGTTCTTGCCGTTGGGGGTGACGCCGATCGCGACGACTTCGGCGCCCAGCTCCCACAGTGCCGACGGGGCGACCTGATAGGCGGCGCCATTGGCGCAATCGACGACGATCTTGAGCCCGTCGAGGGTCAGATCCTCGGGGAAGGTCATCTTGGCGGCGTGGATATAGCGGCCGCGGGCATCCTCGACGCGGCGGGCGCGGCCGATCTGCTCGGGCGCGGCCAGCGGGACATCGCCGTCGATCATCGCTTCGATCGCCAGCTCATCCGCATCGGAGAGCTTGTAGCCATCGGGGCCGAACAATTTGATGCCGTTGTCGCGGTATGGATTGTGGCTGGCCGAGATCATCACGCCCATATCGGCGCGCATCGACTGGGTGAGCATCGCCACCGCCGGGGTCGGCATTGGGCCGACCAGCACCACGTCCATGCCGACCGAAGTGAACCCCGCGACCATCGCGTTTTCGAGCATATAGCCCGACAGACGGGTATCCTTGCCGATGACGACGCGGTGCTTGTGCTCGCCGCGCAGAAAGTGGGCGCCGGCGGCCATGCCGACCTTCATCGCCATCGCCGCGGTCATCGGGTGGGCGTTGGTCGCGCCCCGGATTCCGTCGGTGCCGAAATATTTTCTTGCCATTACCGAGCTCTCGCGGCCTTGTTGGGATCAATGCGGCGAGCAATAGCGCCGCGAACCGAAAAGGGCGAGCATGTCGCTGATCTTCCAATCCCTGAAATTCCTGCTTGGCGATCCGAACAAGCCACAGGCGATGCGTATCCTTTTCGCCCTGGTCGCGGGGCTCATCGTCGGGGCGCTGTTCGCCGGTTATGCGCCGCAGCAAGGTCTGGCCGTCGCCGACTATGTCCAGCCGCTCGGGCAGGCCTGGCTCAACGGATTGCAGATGACGATCGTGCCGCTGGTGGTGGCGCTGCTGATCACCGGCGTGACCGCGACCGCCGAGGCGGCGCAGGCCGGGCGGCTCGCGGGGCGGGCGATCCTGCTCTACGTGGTGGTGCTGGCGCTGTCGGCGGCGGCGGCTGCGATCCTGACGCCGCTGTTCCTCCAGCTCTGGCCGCTACCGCAGGAATCGGCGGCGAGCCTGCGCGCGGCGCTGGCCGGGGCCGAGCAGGTCGGCGAGGTGCCTCCGCTCGGCGAGTTCCTCGCGGCGATCATCCCGTCAAACATCGTCAAGGCGGCGGTGGACAACGCCTTCCTGTCGCTGATCATCTTCTCGCTGATCTTCGCCTTCGCGATCACCCGTGTGATCGCCGAGGCCGGCAAATTGCTCGTCAATTTCTTCGCGGCGATCCGCGACGTGATGCTGGTGGTGATCAACTGGGTGCTGTGGATCGGCCCGATCGGCGTCGGCGCGCTGGCGCTGGTGGTCGGGGCCAAGGCCGGGACGGGCGCGTTCGGCGCGCTGCTCCATTATATCGTGACGGTGTCGGCGGTCGGCTTTGTCGTCGCCCTGTTCGCCTATCCGGTCGCGATCTTCGGCGGGCGGCTGAAGTTCGGGCGCTATGCGCGCGCGGCCCTGCCCAGCCAAGCGGTGGCACTCAGCACGCAAAGCTCGCTGGCGACGCTGCCGGTGATGATCGAGGGCGCGAGCAAGCTGGGCGTGCCGGTCGCGGTCTCGGGCGTGACGCTGCCGCTGGCGGTGGCGATCTTCCGCGCGACCGGCCCGGCGATGAACTTCGCGGTGGCGATCTATGTCGCCTCATGGTTCGGCGTGCCGCTCAGCGTGCCGACGCTGATCGTCGGCACCGTCGTCGCGACGCTGACCTCGCTCGGCTCGGTCAGCCTGCCGGGTACGGTCAGCTATGTCAGCGCGATCGCGCCGGTCTCCTCGGCGATCGGCGCGCCGATCGCGCCGCTCGGGCTGCTGGTGGCGGTCGAGACGATCCCCGACATCATGCGCACCGTCGGCAACGTCACCTGGGATCTGGCGACCAGCACCTGGCTGTCGCGCCACACCCGCAACGTGCCGCTCGACGAGGCGGATGCGATGCTGCGCGAGGAGGCATGAGGACGGTATTGCCCCTGGCCTTGCTGCTGGCCGCGTGCGGGCAGGGGCCGGGCAAGGAGCCGCCCGGCAACCAGCCTGCTGAGGTCAACGCGCTCGCTGCCGAAGTCGATCAGATGGAAGGCGATATCCGGCTTCGCCAGCTCGAAAAGCGCATGGACGCGCTCGAGATGCGGATGGGCAATGTGACGCTGCGCGACGCCGATATCGACGCCCTCGAAACGCGTGTCCGCGCGGTGGAGGCGGCGGAAGCGGGCCAGCGGCTGAAGGCGAATCCGACGCCCGCACCCTAGCTATTTCATCAGCACCAGTTCCTCGGCCATCGACGGGTGCAGTGCGACGGTCTGGTCGAACTGGTCCTTGGTGAGTCCGGCCTTGACCGCGATCGCCGCCGCCTGGAGGATTTCGGGGGCGTCGGGGCCGATCAGATGCAGCCCGACGACGCGGCCGGTCGCGGCGTCGCAGACCATCTTGTAGAGCGCGCGCTCGTTGCGGTTGGCGAGCACATTCTTCATCGCCCGGAAATCCGAGGTGTAGACCGAAACCGAGCCGAGCTTGTTGCGCGCCTGGCTCTCGGTCATGCCGACCCCGGCCATCGGCGGATGGCTGAACACGGCGCTGGGGATGCAGTCATAATCGACCCGGTGCGGCTTGTTGCCGAAGATCGTGTCGGCGAACGCCTGGCCCTCGCGGATGGCGACTGGGGTCAGCTGGACGCGATTGGTGACGTCGCCGACCGCATAGATCGAGTCGACCGAGGATTTGTTGTCGGCATCGACCTTGACCGCGCCCTTGTCGTCGAGCTCGACGCCGACGTCGGCGAGGCCCAGCCCCATCGTGTTGGGCACGCGGCCGGTGGCGAACAGCACGCAATCGACTTCGACCGGATCATGGCCCGAGGTCTTGACCCTGAGACAGCCGCTGTCGAGCTTCTCGATGCTCTCGAATTCCGAATTGAAACGGAATTCGATGCCCTTGGTCAGCGAGATCTGGAGCAGGCGGTCGCGGATCGCCTCCTCATAGCCCCGAAGAATCACGTCCGAGCGGTTGATCAGGGTCACCTTGGTGCCGAATTCGTTGAAGATTCCGGCGAACTCGTTGGCGATATAGCCGGCGCCGGCGATCATGATCCGGCGGGGCAGCGCTTCGAGGTGGAAGACCTCGTTCGACGTGATGCCATGCTCGCTGCCGGGGAATTCGGGCGAATGCGGGTGCGCGCCGGTGGCGATGAGGATGTACTTCGCGCTGATCTTCCTGCCGCTGGCGAGCGTGACTTCGTTGGCGCCCGAGACCGTGGCGCGCTCGAGGATGACGTCGACATTGTTGTTGGCGAGCGTCTGGCCATAGAGGCCGTTGAGGCGATCGACTTCGCCGAGAACGTTGTCGCGCAGCGTCGCCCAGTCGAAATCGCAATCGGGAACCTGCCAGCCAAAGCGCTTGGCGTCCTTCAGATCCTCGGCGAAATGCGCACCATAGACGAGCAGCTTCTTGGGGACGCAGCCGCGGATCACGCAGGTGCCGCCGACGCGGAACTCCTCGGCGACCGCCACCTTCGCGCCATGCGCCGAAGCGATCCGCGACGCGCGCACCCCGCCCGAGCCGGCGCCAATGACGAAGAGGTCATAATCGTAATCGGCCATCGGGAACGTCCTTGGAATGTGACAGTGCAGATAGGGAGCCGGGCTTCGCGGCTCAACGCTTGCGGACGAACTCGGCGCGCAGGACGAGGCCCTTGATGCCTTCATATTTGCAGTCGATCTCCTGCGCGTCTCCGGTCAGGCGGATCGACTTGATGAGCGTGCCGCGCTTGAGGGTCTGGCCCGCGCCCTTGACGGTCAGGTCCTTGATCAGGGTCACCTGATCGCCGTCCGCGAGGAGATTGCCAACCGCGTCGCGCACCTCGACGACCTCCGCCGCCGCAACTTGCGAAGCCGGCACCCATTCGCCGCTGGCTTCGTCATAGACATAATCTTCGTCGCTCATCCAAATGCCCTCCTGATCAAATCGTCGGTCGAGGCGTCGAAATCCATGCCACCCTGGTCCGCCGCCCTTGCCATCTGCTTGCCGAGCTCGACGCCGAACTGGTCGAACGGGTTGATGCCGAGCAGCACGGCGTTCACGAAAGTGCGCTGCTCGTAGAAGGCGATCAGCGCGCCAAGGGTTCGCGGGTCGAGCCGGTCGAGGAGGAGCGTCGAGGAGGGCCGGTCGCCGGGATAGGCACGCGCCGGATCATCGGCATGCTTGCCCGCCATCAGCGCCGCGCCTTGCGCGAACATGTTGAGGAGGAGCTGGCGGTGGTGATCCTCGGCGAGGCCGTCGCCGGGCTCGATCACCCCGACGAATTCGACGGGCACCAAATGCGTGCCCTGGTGGAGCAACTGGAACACCGCGTGCTGGGCGTCGGTGCCGACCCCGCCCCAGGTGATCGGCGCGGTCGGCCAGGTCACCGTCTCGCCCTCGGCGGTGACGCGCTTGCCGTTCGATTCCATCTCGAGCTGCTGGAGGTAGCTGGGCAGCAGGCGCAGCCGCTCGTCATAGGCGAACACGCCGCGCGTCTCGCAGCCGCGCGCCTGCGTATAGTAAAGGTCGGCGAACGCGGCGAGGACCGGGGCGTTCTTCTCCAGCGGCGTCAGGCGGAAATGGCGGTCCATCTCGGCGGCGCCTTCGAGCAGTTCCTCAAACGCGTCCCAGCCGAGCGCCAGTGCGGCGGGGAAGCCGATCGACGACCATAAGGAATAGCGCCCGCCGACGCTTTCCGAAAAGGGCAGGATGCGGGTTTCGTCCACGCCCCATTCGAGCGCCTTTTCGGGCGCGGCGGTGAGCGCGATCACCTGGCCATAGGGGTCCTCGACGCCGCCCTCGCGCATCCACAGCAACGCGCTTTCGGCGTTGAGCATGGTCTCGGTGGTGGTGAAGGTCTTGGAGGCGATGGCGAGCAAGGTGGTGTGCGGATCGAAGCGGTCCATCGCCTCTTCCAACGCCACGCCATCGACATTGGAGACGATCGCGACCTGATAGCGATCCGCATCGCGGCCGAGCGCATCGACGAGCAGATCGGGACCGAGCGCCGAACCGCCAATGCCGACATGGAGGATCGAGCGGACCGGGCCGAACGCTTCGGCCTCGATCGCGTCGATCACCGCGCGCATGCGGTTGCGATAGGCGCTGGCCAGCGCGACGCTTTCCGGCGCGCCCTCGCCGCGCTCGGCGCTATGCTCGGCGGCGCGGCCTTCGGTGACGTTGACGGCTTCGCCGGCGAACAGCGCGTCGCGCTTGGCGGCCAGGTCCATTGAGCCGGCGAGCGCGGCGAATGCGGAGATCGCCTCGGCGGTCAGGTGCGTCTTCGACCAGTCGAAATGGATTCCGGCGACATCGGCGCCGAGCGTCGCGACGCGGCCCTTGTCATTCTGAAACAGCTTCGTCAGCGGCTCAGGCTTGAGTGCTTTGATCGCGGACCAATCGGGCAAGGCCATGTTCATCTCCTGTCGGCCAGACCCCCTATCGTCCCAAACCTGCCCCTGCCAGCGGGATTCACCCGCTTGACCTGATCGCCCAGCCCAAGCAGAGCAAACCCCATGGAAACCACGCCCTCCGACGAAGCCGTTCCCGCCGGCCAGGAAAACGAAGCTCCCGCCGCCGCCATGGCTGCCGAACCCAAGTCGGAATGGCGCGATCTGGGCGTTTTTCTGCTCAAGCTGGCCGCGATCGTCTTCTTCGTGCGCAGCTTCATCTTCTCGCCGTTCGTCATTCCCAGCGAATCGATGATGCCGCGGCTGCTGATCGGCGACTATCTGTTCATCACCAAATGGAATTACGGCTATTCGCGGCATTCATTGCCGTGGAGCCTGCCGCTGATCCCGGGGCGCCTGTTCGGCGGCACGCCGACGCGCGGCGACGTGGTGGTGTTCAAGGCGCCGCCGACCAACAATACCGACTGGATCAAGCGCGTCATCGGCCTGCCGGGCGATACCGTGCAGATGGTCGGCGGTCAGCTGATCGTGAACGGCAAGGCGGTCCCCAAGCAGAAGATCGCCGACTTCACCCTGCCGATCACCCCCAATTTCACCAAGTGCCAGATCAATTTCCAGACGGTGGAAAACGGCCAACCCGTCTGCCGCATCCCGCGCTTCCGCGAGACGCTCGACAACGGCAAGAGCTATGACGTGCTCGACCAGGGCCTGAAGCCGCAGGACGATACCCAGATCTTCACCGTGCCGGCGGGGCATGTGTTCCTGATGGGCGACAATCGCGACAATTCGACCGACAGCCGCTTCAGCCATGAAGAAGGCGGGATCGAATTCGTGCCGCTGGAGAATCTGGAGGGCAAGGCGGTGGTCAGCTTCTGGTCGACCGATGGCAACGCCAATTGGTTCCTGCCCTGGACCTGGTTCACCGCGGCCCGCTGGAGCCGCATCGGGGAAGGCTTTTGAGCCCCGATCTTCGGGGGTGGATTCAAAGGACCTTTGGCGAAAAGCCGGTTGATCTGGCGGCGTTCGAGCGCGCGCTGACCCATGGCAGCCAGGCGGCCGCCAACTACGAGCGGCTCGAATTCCTCGGTGATCGCGTGCTGGGTCTCGTCATCGCCGAATGGCTGTACGAGCGGTTCGCCGGTGAGGCCGAAGGGGCATTGTCGCGGCGATTGAACGCGCTGGTGACCGGCGCGATGTGCGCCGGTGTGGCACGCGAAGTCGGCGTGCCGGCCTATCTCAAGCTCGGCAAGCAGGCCCGCGATGATGGCGCGGCGGACAGCGACAATGTCCTTGGCGACGTCATGGAGGCGCTGATCGGCGCGCTCTATCTGCAATCGGGGGTCGCGCCGGTGCGGGCGTTCATCCGCACGGCGTGGGAAAGCCGCATCGACGAACATGTCCAGGCGCCGCAGCACCCCAAATCTGCGCTGCAGGAATGGGCGGCGGCGAACAACCGCAAGCCGCCCGAATATGAGATCACCGATCGCTCGGGCCCCAATCATGCGCCCAAATTCGTGGTGACGGTGCGCATCCCCAAGCTTGCCGATGCCAGTGCCGAGGGGACCAGCAAGGGCGCGGCGGAGACGGCGGCGGCGGCGGTGCTTCTGGAGAAGTTGAAGAAATGACCCAGCCCAAATGACCCAGCATTGCGGCGTGGTCGCCATTGTCGGTGCCCCGAACGCGGGCAAGTCCACCCTCG is a genomic window of Sphingomonas sp. containing:
- the gorA gene encoding glutathione-disulfide reductase; this translates as MADYDYDLFVIGAGSGGVRASRIASAHGAKVAVAEEFRVGGTCVIRGCVPKKLLVYGAHFAEDLKDAKRFGWQVPDCDFDWATLRDNVLGEVDRLNGLYGQTLANNNVDVILERATVSGANEVTLASGRKISAKYILIATGAHPHSPEFPGSEHGITSNEVFHLEALPRRIMIAGAGYIANEFAGIFNEFGTKVTLINRSDVILRGYEEAIRDRLLQISLTKGIEFRFNSEFESIEKLDSGCLRVKTSGHDPVEVDCVLFATGRVPNTMGLGLADVGVELDDKGAVKVDADNKSSVDSIYAVGDVTNRVQLTPVAIREGQAFADTIFGNKPHRVDYDCIPSAVFSHPPMAGVGMTESQARNKLGSVSVYTSDFRAMKNVLANRNERALYKMVCDAATGRVVGLHLIGPDAPEILQAAAIAVKAGLTKDQFDQTVALHPSMAEELVLMK
- the pgi gene encoding glucose-6-phosphate isomerase, which codes for MALPDWSAIKALKPEPLTKLFQNDKGRVATLGADVAGIHFDWSKTHLTAEAISAFAALAGSMDLAAKRDALFAGEAVNVTEGRAAEHSAERGEGAPESVALASAYRNRMRAVIDAIEAEAFGPVRSILHVGIGGSALGPDLLVDALGRDADRYQVAIVSNVDGVALEEAMDRFDPHTTLLAIASKTFTTTETMLNAESALLWMREGGVEDPYGQVIALTAAPEKALEWGVDETRILPFSESVGGRYSLWSSIGFPAALALGWDAFEELLEGAAEMDRHFRLTPLEKNAPVLAAFADLYYTQARGCETRGVFAYDERLRLLPSYLQQLEMESNGKRVTAEGETVTWPTAPITWGGVGTDAQHAVFQLLHQGTHLVPVEFVGVIEPGDGLAEDHHRQLLLNMFAQGAALMAGKHADDPARAYPGDRPSSTLLLDRLDPRTLGALIAFYEQRTFVNAVLLGINPFDQFGVELGKQMARAADQGGMDFDASTDDLIRRAFG
- a CDS encoding dicarboxylate/amino acid:cation symporter, giving the protein MSLIFQSLKFLLGDPNKPQAMRILFALVAGLIVGALFAGYAPQQGLAVADYVQPLGQAWLNGLQMTIVPLVVALLITGVTATAEAAQAGRLAGRAILLYVVVLALSAAAAAILTPLFLQLWPLPQESAASLRAALAGAEQVGEVPPLGEFLAAIIPSNIVKAAVDNAFLSLIIFSLIFAFAITRVIAEAGKLLVNFFAAIRDVMLVVINWVLWIGPIGVGALALVVGAKAGTGAFGALLHYIVTVSAVGFVVALFAYPVAIFGGRLKFGRYARAALPSQAVALSTQSSLATLPVMIEGASKLGVPVAVSGVTLPLAVAIFRATGPAMNFAVAIYVASWFGVPLSVPTLIVGTVVATLTSLGSVSLPGTVSYVSAIAPVSSAIGAPIAPLGLLVAVETIPDIMRTVGNVTWDLATSTWLSRHTRNVPLDEADAMLREEA
- a CDS encoding DUF1272 domain-containing protein; amino-acid sequence: MLEMRPDCERCGTALRADQPGAFICSMECTWCAVCADALDERCPNCGGELMDRPTRVGATLARYPASTEARFKGDA
- the glmM gene encoding phosphoglucosamine mutase produces the protein MARKYFGTDGIRGATNAHPMTAAMAMKVGMAAGAHFLRGEHKHRVVIGKDTRLSGYMLENAMVAGFTSVGMDVVLVGPMPTPAVAMLTQSMRADMGVMISASHNPYRDNGIKLFGPDGYKLSDADELAIEAMIDGDVPLAAPEQIGRARRVEDARGRYIHAAKMTFPEDLTLDGLKIVVDCANGAAYQVAPSALWELGAEVVAIGVTPNGKNINDGVGSTAPTTLCETVVASGAHLGIALDGDADRLILVDENGKVIDGDQLMATIAGGWARQGKLAGGGLVTTVMSNLGLERHLAAQGLGMVRTAVGDRYVLEKMRASGYNVGGEQSGHIILSDYATTGDGLVAALQVLAEIVRAGAPASEVLHRFDPLPQVLKNVRFKGGKPLEDAALKAAIAAAEAELEGRGGRLLIRASGTEPVIRVMAEGDEPGHVETVVDRVCDAVREAAA
- the lepB gene encoding signal peptidase I gives rise to the protein METTPSDEAVPAGQENEAPAAAMAAEPKSEWRDLGVFLLKLAAIVFFVRSFIFSPFVIPSESMMPRLLIGDYLFITKWNYGYSRHSLPWSLPLIPGRLFGGTPTRGDVVVFKAPPTNNTDWIKRVIGLPGDTVQMVGGQLIVNGKAVPKQKIADFTLPITPNFTKCQINFQTVENGQPVCRIPRFRETLDNGKSYDVLDQGLKPQDDTQIFTVPAGHVFLMGDNRDNSTDSRFSHEEGGIEFVPLENLEGKAVVSFWSTDGNANWFLPWTWFTAARWSRIGEGF
- the rnc gene encoding ribonuclease III, whose protein sequence is MSPDLRGWIQRTFGEKPVDLAAFERALTHGSQAAANYERLEFLGDRVLGLVIAEWLYERFAGEAEGALSRRLNALVTGAMCAGVAREVGVPAYLKLGKQARDDGAADSDNVLGDVMEALIGALYLQSGVAPVRAFIRTAWESRIDEHVQAPQHPKSALQEWAAANNRKPPEYEITDRSGPNHAPKFVVTVRIPKLADASAEGTSKGAAETAAAAVLLEKLKK
- the thiD gene encoding bifunctional hydroxymethylpyrimidine kinase/phosphomethylpyrimidine kinase, whose protein sequence is MTPRILIIAGSDSGGGAGIQADIKTVTMLGGHAMTAITAITAQNTLGVDGVHPIPTRMVVDQIDAVVRDLGVDAVKIGMIGSARTALAVAEKLAELPGVPVVFDPVMVASSGAALADEATIAAFERLMRVATVVTPNLPELAALGGDARALVKAHGCAVLVKGGHAGGEQVTDRLYSSDPEDPPEIDWTNPRIDSTNSHGTGCTLSSAIACGLAAEWDLPEAVRRARRFVRIAMREAPGLGRGHGPMGHQSVRLDTNMSFFEPMLNQVTVPADDIAASEKFYRLLGLRQIVRASPRYARFETEGGATFSIEARDETARGPVVFFECGDLDVTVAYLQQQGFRFESEPRDESWGWREARLRDPAGNPICLYQAGEMRRFPPWRLGDA
- a CDS encoding alkylphosphonate utilization protein, translated to MSDEDYVYDEASGEWVPASQVAAAEVVEVRDAVGNLLADGDQVTLIKDLTVKGAGQTLKRGTLIKSIRLTGDAQEIDCKYEGIKGLVLRAEFVRKR
- a CDS encoding ribonuclease HII; this translates as MPDLKFERKYQRSHGGPVAGVDEAGRGPLAGPVVAAAVVLDPKCIPEGIDDSKALTAGKRERLCAELLACARVGLGIATVEEIDSLNILWATMLAMHRAVDALGFVPAMVLVDGNRCPRWPHTSQWVIGGDALCLSIAAASIVAKHRRDCMMAELDALHPGYGWASNKGYAAKVHQEALRTLGPTPHHRKSFAPVAQAHFDFGRSIAAE